The following coding sequences lie in one Benincasa hispida cultivar B227 chromosome 6, ASM972705v1, whole genome shotgun sequence genomic window:
- the LOC120079572 gene encoding uncharacterized protein LOC120079572: MAMASFNLALASHHKTRRLLQLSCRRKEKERNNFDPYKVIEITPPPKSLGIRCFPPNLQCGENVTIEGQTYTISAVTLRYQLRKGKYEPSEKRLDVLSTGRYILNLYLENLLEKS, translated from the exons atGGCAATGGCTTCATTCAATCTAGCTCTTGCTTCTCATCACAAG ACGCGGCGGCTTCTCCAACTTTCTTGCAGAAGGAAAGAAAAGGAACGCAACAATTTTGACCCTTATAAAGTCATTGAAATTACTCCTCCGCCGAAGAGCCTTGGCATTCGTTGCTTTCCTCCT AACTTACAATGTGGAGAGAATGTGACAATAGAAGGCCAAACATACACTATCTCAGCTGTAACTCTTCGCTATCAGCTCAGGAAGGGGAAGTATGAACCAAGTGAAAAGAGACTTGATGTTTTGTCCACAGGAAGGTACATCTTGAATTTGTATCttgaaaatttgttagaaaaatcTTGA